In Lolium perenne isolate Kyuss_39 chromosome 5, Kyuss_2.0, whole genome shotgun sequence, the sequence cagactttcaagagcggctcccatgaaggtcgTTATTtccaccagcaaggtagatcatccatcttctcttttgtttacacacgtactttagttttattatgggtgacactccccccaacctttggttacacaagccatggctaaccgaatcctcgggtgccttccatcaatctcataccatggaggagtgtctatttgcaaaattaagttgcttactgatttgCCCATGCTATAGACTGGAGGGTAGTCTTAAAGGGAATCCATTCTCAAAAGCGTGGCCAAGTACTTCCTCGATGCGCTTCACGAGCAGAATCTACCGGTGGCATAAGCAGATGCAAGTCAGCAACAAACATTGTAAAGGACAAATTACATCCAGTGAGAAACAGTTGCAACGTAAATGCTTGCTATTCTATATGCTTTAGCCCAGGATGATAGCAGAAACTTCTAGAGTAGATATTTTGGGGGGTTGAATAATTCATGCATCATACATATCATGAAAATGTATAAATGCAGAATCAAGTTAGTGCTAGACTGCTAATAGGATAGAGTGTATCCTCAACAATCAAACTACTTGTACATAATGTAGCAGCTCTGAGCAAATCTTGAGTTCCAACTAACGATAATCAATCACATACCTCTATGCCAGAGAGAATGGGAGCTGGAATCTCAGCCAAGTCCTTCAAGTTCCTTTCTGGCAATATTACCCTCTTGATGCCATATCGATGTGCCGCAAGTACCTGAATGCCAGTGAATTATCGAAGTTAAATATAGTTAAAGAGCACCACGTGAGAAGGATTCACCCTTGAATCTTTTTCATTTCACCAAGAAATACAGAAAATATCAGGAACATATATGGTGGTACCTTGTCCTTAACACCACCAACTGGCAACACCAGGCCCCTAAGAGTCATCTCGCCCGTCATCGCAGTGTCTGCTCTGACTTTTCGGTTACTGAACAATGACACCAGAGATGTTACCAATGTTACTCCTGCAGAAGGACCATCCTTTGGCACAGCACCAGCAGGAAAATGTATGTGAATATCACGACTCTCCAGTAAGTTAATATCAGAATTGGGTGACAGATTGAGGTCAGCAGCTCTTGCTCTAACCTGCAAAAACAATCAAAATCCGAGTTAAAGAGGAACAGAACGTTATTGAACCTGATATGTACTGACAAGAAAAATAAGCATAGTGGAGCTGATGATGCTTAATATAAACAGTATTTCAACTACGCACCATGCTATTAGAAAACAACTTCACATGGCAACAGCAGGTTCTGCCAACTGATGAACCGAATgtatataaataaataaataaatgcatATGTAAGGGGAGATAGGTGAGAGGAAAGGAAGATGCTTACCCATGTCAGAGCTAACTGTGCTGACTCCTTAATTACATCGCCAAGTTGTCCCGTCAAATGCAAGTCACCCTTACCCACCATGGCTGTAGCCTCTACAAATTGAACTTCCCCACCAAAAGTAGTCCAGACAAGCCCAACAGACACTCCTGGGGACGCCACACGATCTGCGGCTGCTGTGCCATCTAATTTGCATCCTCTTGAGTGACAGAACACCGTCATCATCATCGGTAACCTTCTTTGAAGAGCAAAGTTTCCATAAGCATAGCGTTTGGTCATCCACCGTCTCCTTGTGCAATGATCATCTGTAAGGTGTTTCAACTGTTCAATGGAAACAATAATCCAGAAATTCTTTGTGTCGTGATGCTTGAGTGTTCTTACAGATGTTGTCCTCAAGTTGGACCTACACAGGCTTTTATTCCTCTTTCTATCCAGATCCAGGCTTTACAGGCATGTCACACTTACAGGGTAATTACAGGTGTAGGTtattgttttccttatttacaaATGAATGGATGGAACCACTGTACTGGACACTAGAAGAACATTTCATGTACAGTAAGTGTCGAGACGTGAAGTTGTTTTTGAGCAAGAAAAAGTTTAAGCTTCTTTTCCTGCTAATAATCAGCATGAAAGACCAACTTGCCAAGCTTCGCACTGCCAATATTCAGAACACATTGAAGTGTCTTCATTGCCGAATATTTCC encodes:
- the LOC127302603 gene encoding lon protease homolog 2, peroxisomal-like, which translates into the protein MVGKGDLHLTGQLGDVIKESAQLALTWVRARAADLNLSPNSDINLLESRDIHIHFPAGAVPKDGPSAGVTLVTSLVSLFSNRKVRADTAMTGEMTLRGLVLPVGGVKDKVLAAHRYGIKRVILPERNLKDLAEIPAPILSGIEILLVKRIEEVLGHAFENGFPLRLPSSL